The Arachidicoccus terrestris genome includes the window GTACAGAAACGTTTAAAACCAGAGAGTTTGTGGTAGAAAAGACGGATGATATCGGTGGTCGTATGATCAGCAACTATATCAAATTTCAGTGTGTTCAGGATCGTACTGCCCTCCCTGATCGCTTTAATCTTGGGGATGAAGTAAAAGTTTCCTTTAATCTGAAGGGCTCTAAATGGAGCAGAGACGGAAGAGAGAATTATATAACGAATCTGGATGCCTGGAGAATGGAGCCGGCTGGCAGTCTGCAGGGTGGTGGATATGGCGCCCCACAACAAGGTGTGGATGCCCCTCCGCCCCCATTTGTGCCTGACAGCGCACCTGGAGAGGCTGATGATTTGCCTTTCTAATTTTAGACGTTATTGTGGAGCCTATTAGTAATGCTCAAATGATCAATAATGAAATGACCGGTTAGTTTTATCCATTTAAAAATGTAATTGATGGAAATGTGATAAGGCTGACCGGTTTTTTTGCGTATCAACCTTGTAGTTAATCTCCCAGATTGTTGGAAGGTGGGTTTTAATTTTGTTTTTTAGTATATACTTGATTCTTAAGTAGTTGTATGAATTATAACTCGTTGCTTTACGCTTATTTTTTTGCTGTTTTAAAGTAAAATATAGCCTGTTTTGCTTCCTTTGGTATAGTTTTAGATATATCCCTTCTGAATCAAAAATTATATTTATGAAAAAGGCATTATTGTTATTTGCTGCTGGTCTTTTCTTCGTAGGCGTTTCAAACGCACAATATGAGCGCCCCATCGGATCTGAGTTCAGCGTGGGTATCACGGGTGCTTTACCAGTCGGTGACTTTAGTGATGTATCTTCATTCGGTTTAGGCGGTGATTTAAAATATGCCTATAACTTTAATGAGTCAATTGCCGCTACCGTTTCTGCCGGTTACAACAATTTTTTTGTTAAAGACGAATTAAAGAATGCAGGCTTTGATAAAAATGTGGGTATTGTTCCATTGAAGGCCGGTGTACGTTTTAGCATGGGAGGTTTATATGCAGAACCGCAACTGGGTGTTGCGATTGGCACGAATGAAGGATCAGAATCTGCCTTTACTTATGCAGGTCAGGTAGGTGTAATGGCCACCCAGAATCTGGATTTGAGCCTGCGTTATGAAGGTTGGTCTAAAAATGACATTAAGAATGGATTTGTAGGGTTAAGAGTAGCCTATACCATGCCTTTCTAGGGCAAGCGAAACCTGTTTTCAACCTATGGATAATACCTAAGGGCCGGCGATAATTTTTGCCGGCTTTTTACTTTCTGATATTTTAACTGGCTATTTCTTTGTTTAGAATTCAGCTCAAAAACTTATTTTTGTTTTGGAAAAGGAAGCTTTGTTCCGGACTAACTTTAAAAGAAACCTCTTTAAACAACATTCAATTATTAATATCATTATGGCAAGCTTAAAGGAGCGCTTACAGGACACGGTTAGTTATATCCAGAGTAAATGTGACAGAAAACCTCTCATCGGTATTGTATTGGGTAGCGGATTGGGGAACCTGGCGTCAGAAATTATTGTTGAGAAAGAATTAGGCTATGCAGAAATACCCCATTTTCCCGTGAGTACGGTTAAGGGACATGGTGGCAAGCTCATCTTTGGCCTGCTGAACGGTGTACCGGTGCTGGCGATGTCAGGTCGTTTTCATTATTATGAGGGGTATACTCCGGCAGAAGTTGCCTATCCTATCCGGGCTATGCATGGGCTTGGTGTACAGACACTACTTTTGTCCAATGCTGCCGGTGCTGTGAATCCGGACTATCAGGTGGGTGACCTGGTCCTTATAAACGATCATATCAGTTTTTTTACGGTTAACCCTTTACTTGGACCTAACGAAGATGAGCTAGGCCCCCGTTTCCCGGACATGAGCGAGCCTTACAATAAGAATATTATCGCCATCGCTAAAAGAATTGCTGTCGACTATGGTTTTAGTGTTCATGAAGGCGTTTATACTGGCGTAACAGGGCCTACTTTTGAAACGCGCGCCGAATATAAATTAATCAGAGCTGTAGGCGGAGATGTTGTCGGGATGAGTACCGTACAGGAAGTCATTGCCGCCGTTCATACCGGTATGAAGGTTTTCTGCGTAAGCGTGGTAACGGACTTAGGCATCCGGGAGGAAGATAATATTATTACCCACGAGGAAGTGTTACAGGCGGCCGAGGAGGCGGAACCTAAACTAACAACCTTATTTAAGGAGTTGGCATCAGAATTGCAAAGGAATATTAAATTAACATAATATATCTCGAATTGAGTAACATGTTAAACTTTTTTCTTCTGATTTTTAACTTTAAAATTAAGTAAGATGCTACTAAAAAAAATGTTACCTGCTTTTGTAATGGCGACCGCACTGGCCATCGCCTTGCCATCTTGTAAATCCAAACCGTCTGACGCAGATATCCAGACGCAGGTTCAGACCGCCATCTCAGCGACACCAGGTGTTACGGCTGATGTAAAAGATGGTGTTGTTACCTTAAGTGGTCTGGTGGGCTCTGAGGAAGAGAAAACTGCTGTAGAAACTGCCGTTAATAACCTTAAAGAGTCAGGCGTTAAAAGTGTAGTGGATAATATTGAGGTAGAAGCACCTCCAGCTCCAGCAGCAACCGCTACTGATCCATTGGCACAAGGTGTGGCTGATGCCACCAAAGATTTTCCTGGGATTACCGCTACAGTAGCAGATGGAATTATTACCGTTACCGGTGAGATCGAGCAGTCTAAAGTTAAGACACTCAAATCCTCTCTGGATGCTTTGAATCCTAAAAAAGTAGATATGTCTCAGGTAAAGGTTAAATAACCCTCTTATTATTAGCTAACATAAAAACAAAATTAAAATGGCAGCTTTACAGGAAAAATATAAAGAATTGATTGATGCAGTCAATGCCTCTGGAGTGACGGGGGCACAGGTCAGTGAAGCAGATGGTGTTCTGCATATTACAGGAACCGCACCGAGTGCTGATGTTAAAAACAAGCTTTGGGATATATATGGTAAAATAGATCCTAATTTTTTGACCGGTGATGTGGTCATGAATGTAAACGTTGCAACGGCCGTGGCCGGGGCAAAAGTGAAAGTTGTTACTGATGAGTCCAATCTGAATATCCGTAAAGGACCAGGGACTGATCAGCCGATTGTCGGTAAGGCCGCTCATGGAGAAGTCATTACACTGGTAGGTAAAGCCAATGATCAATGGTGGCTCGTCAGAACCAATGACGGTGAAGAAGGTTACAGCTATTCCCAATATCTGTCTCCAGTTGAATAACCATATTTTATAGGAATAAGCTATAAAACTGAAAGAGCGTCAATACTGCCGAAGTATTGACGCTCTTTGCTTTAAATAGAGGAAATAGGAATTACATGTGCAATTTATCTTTTTTCTCCAGGAGTTCTTCTACCGTCTCTTGGTACATCTCATCAGGAACACAACAATCTACTGGGCAGACAGCCGCACATTGTGGTTCTTCGTGGAATCCCTGACATTCTGTGCATTTGTCTGGCACTATAAAATAAACGTCATTACTGACTGGATCAAATCTTTTGTCTGCATCTACGACTGTACCATCCATCAGTGTATAATCACCTTTAACACTGGTTCCGTCTGTGATGGCCCAATCCACACCCCCTTCATAGATAGCATTATTGGGGCATTCTGGTTCACAGGCGCCACAATTAATACATTCATCTGTTATCTTAATCGCCATCGGGTTCGTTGGTTTAATATTTTTTGAATAATTTTGCGCAAAATTACATAAAAAATGCAATTGTCACAAAAAGTAGCTTTGGCTGTAAAGTTAGGAAATTATTTGCTCCAAAACAATGATGAGTGGCAGGACATCAAGCAAAAGGCCTACCGGGAAAACCCTTGGTTTACACCGGAATTCATTGATATTGCAGCTAAAAACATTGCCTGCTCATTTTTGAAGGAACAATTGTTAAAGGAATGGCTGGCACACTATCCTGCATTAAACCACCTTAAATCACAGAAAACGGTTGGTGTTGTTATGGCGGGCAATATCCCAATGGTGGGTTTTCAGGATTTTTTATGTGTCTTCATGAGCGGTCACAAACAGCAAATCAAACTATCTTCAAAAGATCAGGTTCTCATGCAGCACCTGCTGGCAAAAATGGCTGAATGGGATGCGGCTTTTAGAGAACAGGTAAGCGTTGTTGAAAGATTACGGGGGTGTGACGCCTATATAGCGACGGGGAGTAATAACTCAAGTAGATATTTTGCTTATTATTTTGGCAGTAAGCCAAATATT containing:
- a CDS encoding DUF3127 domain-containing protein — its product is MAYEVIGKLVAKYDIVQRTETFKTREFVVEKTDDIGGRMISNYIKFQCVQDRTALPDRFNLGDEVKVSFNLKGSKWSRDGRENYITNLDAWRMEPAGSLQGGGYGAPQQGVDAPPPPFVPDSAPGEADDLPF
- a CDS encoding outer membrane beta-barrel protein, yielding MKKALLLFAAGLFFVGVSNAQYERPIGSEFSVGITGALPVGDFSDVSSFGLGGDLKYAYNFNESIAATVSAGYNNFFVKDELKNAGFDKNVGIVPLKAGVRFSMGGLYAEPQLGVAIGTNEGSESAFTYAGQVGVMATQNLDLSLRYEGWSKNDIKNGFVGLRVAYTMPF
- a CDS encoding purine-nucleoside phosphorylase → MASLKERLQDTVSYIQSKCDRKPLIGIVLGSGLGNLASEIIVEKELGYAEIPHFPVSTVKGHGGKLIFGLLNGVPVLAMSGRFHYYEGYTPAEVAYPIRAMHGLGVQTLLLSNAAGAVNPDYQVGDLVLINDHISFFTVNPLLGPNEDELGPRFPDMSEPYNKNIIAIAKRIAVDYGFSVHEGVYTGVTGPTFETRAEYKLIRAVGGDVVGMSTVQEVIAAVHTGMKVFCVSVVTDLGIREEDNIITHEEVLQAAEEAEPKLTTLFKELASELQRNIKLT
- a CDS encoding BON domain-containing protein, coding for MLLKKMLPAFVMATALAIALPSCKSKPSDADIQTQVQTAISATPGVTADVKDGVVTLSGLVGSEEEKTAVETAVNNLKESGVKSVVDNIEVEAPPAPAATATDPLAQGVADATKDFPGITATVADGIITVTGEIEQSKVKTLKSSLDALNPKKVDMSQVKVK
- a CDS encoding SH3 domain-containing protein, with amino-acid sequence MAALQEKYKELIDAVNASGVTGAQVSEADGVLHITGTAPSADVKNKLWDIYGKIDPNFLTGDVVMNVNVATAVAGAKVKVVTDESNLNIRKGPGTDQPIVGKAAHGEVITLVGKANDQWWLVRTNDGEEGYSYSQYLSPVE
- a CDS encoding 4Fe-4S dicluster domain-containing protein yields the protein MAIKITDECINCGACEPECPNNAIYEGGVDWAITDGTSVKGDYTLMDGTVVDADKRFDPVSNDVYFIVPDKCTECQGFHEEPQCAAVCPVDCCVPDEMYQETVEELLEKKDKLHM
- a CDS encoding acyl-CoA reductase, which codes for MQLSQKVALAVKLGNYLLQNNDEWQDIKQKAYRENPWFTPEFIDIAAKNIACSFLKEQLLKEWLAHYPALNHLKSQKTVGVVMAGNIPMVGFQDFLCVFMSGHKQQIKLSSKDQVLMQHLLAKMAEWDAAFREQVSVVERLRGCDAYIATGSNNSSRYFAYYFGSKPNIIRKNRTSVALLDGKETNEELGALARDIMLYFGLGCRNVTKLYVPEKYDFVPLIEALKEYNYYLDFHKYHHNFDYQLAILIMNSKVYMNSGALLLIESEDLFSPISQVNYSFYKDSAELKNSLRSNGDVQCIMGKDFIPFGEGQSPNLRDYADGVDAMSFLQSL